Part of the Aneurinibacillus sp. REN35 genome, GCATTGAGCGGCGATTTCCATCAATATCTTCTTGGCCTGCTCCTTCGACCACAGCTTCAATCGAATATTCGGATCGAACACTACTTTTACATTATGCTTTCTAGCCAATGCAATACCGTGCAGCACCGCTTCCCTGCAGCTTTCACTCAATGCGGGGGTAATTCCCGTAATATGAAGAAACTTTGCTCCCGCGATTTGTTCCTCCGTTATATCTTCGGGTGTCATATGACTTGCCGCCGCTCCTGCACGGTAGTAATACACCTTAGACTCCTGTGCAACTCTTCGCTCTTTAAAAAATACGGCGGTAGGATACTTTTTATCAAACACGACACCCGATGTGTCGACCCCTTCTCCCCGAATAAAGTTTCGCGTATAAATACCGAACTCATCATCTCCGAGGCGACTGATCCATCTGACTTGATGACCCAGCCGAGCAAGACCGATGGCGACATTCGATTCCGCACCACCAATCGTTTTCTCGAATTGCCCTGCATACCGAAGCGGTCCTGTCGATAGGGGAGTAAAAAGCACCATCGTCTCACCAAATGTGACTACGTCCATACTCTCGTTCCTTCTACCGGAACGGCCAGGCCAGCGGCTCCTCTTTCGGACACTTTCAGCTCCGGTGCATAACGCGCAATGATATCTGCTCCGATCCGCGCCCGACGTACTCTTTCTTTACACAAAGCTATCGAGGTCGCCTCTAAGTGTGTACCGGACGGATAAATATTTGGCGAATTTCTGAGGCCAAATTTAATATAAACCGGAGCGGCCACACGAATAATTTCTGGAATCTCATAGTGGCGGATAAAGCCGCCTATATCATCTGGAACTTCTACATAAATATCAATCGGAATATCTACTGCTTGTCGAATCGCAGCAAGGCGGGCAAGAGTTAGGTCTGTCGGTACGTTATATGTGTTCGCGCCCAATTGCTCAACAATTTTGATCGAAACCGGATTCGACTGGGCCATCTGTACAGAAATTTTCACTACAAGATCAGCCGGTAATTCTCCACTTTTCTTACACTCATTCACAAGCCAGAGCAGACCCTCGTCTGCTACAAGAATGCTGCGAATCCCCATATCGCAAGCACGCTTAATATCTTCAATCGAATAAACAAGCTGATCCATGCTTTCAACCCGCAGTCCCGCGATCTTGCCAGCACTAGCCCAGGTCATCGGCGTCACATCCCAGGTGCCACGCGGTCCAACAAACAGACTCACCTCAAGATTTTCCCTGCGGCCAATTGCAGCCATTTGTTCCAGTTCCTCATCCGTGAGCAGCATAATTCCACTGCCCTGCGAAATGCGGTGAATGTTTACCTCGTATGTCTTGCAAGCCTCGATCACAGCTTCGAAGGAAGCTGGTCCTTCTACGCTTGGAATCTCGATCCGATACTGTGCACCGTCAGGAAATGTTTTGGTTGAACTCGGCAAATCGTGACAATCGCCCGATGGAAACCCTAGACGCTCAATAAATTCACGTGTTTTGTGCAAAATCTCTCCGCCTTTCCATGATATACATTTATTAGTTTTATATTGTAAAACTATGTTTTTTATTATAGTATAATTGTATTTGTAACCGCATAAATTTTCAATATTTTTATACAATTCTATGCCTTTTCTATTGAACTTTTTTCATGAAGGAATTGAACGTCGGTTCGGTAATCTAATACGGCTTCTTCTGCAACTGCAAGGGGAACTACGCCATTGGCAGCATCTG contains:
- a CDS encoding sugar kinase, which codes for MDVVTFGETMVLFTPLSTGPLRYAGQFEKTIGGAESNVAIGLARLGHQVRWISRLGDDEFGIYTRNFIRGEGVDTSGVVFDKKYPTAVFFKERRVAQESKVYYYRAGAAASHMTPEDITEEQIAGAKFLHITGITPALSESCREAVLHGIALARKHNVKVVFDPNIRLKLWSKEQAKKILMEIAAQCEIVLPGLEEGEILTGYSSPEEISHTLLKNGAKLVVTKLGANGAYYATADEAEYVAGYKVEQIVDPIGAGDGFAAGFLSGLIRGWTLKEAVMLGNRVGAYALTVAGDVEGYPFWSQIAPDRAENEVLR
- a CDS encoding U32 family peptidase, which produces MHKTREFIERLGFPSGDCHDLPSSTKTFPDGAQYRIEIPSVEGPASFEAVIEACKTYEVNIHRISQGSGIMLLTDEELEQMAAIGRRENLEVSLFVGPRGTWDVTPMTWASAGKIAGLRVESMDQLVYSIEDIKRACDMGIRSILVADEGLLWLVNECKKSGELPADLVVKISVQMAQSNPVSIKIVEQLGANTYNVPTDLTLARLAAIRQAVDIPIDIYVEVPDDIGGFIRHYEIPEIIRVAAPVYIKFGLRNSPNIYPSGTHLEATSIALCKERVRRARIGADIIARYAPELKVSERGAAGLAVPVEGTRVWT